The stretch of DNA TATCTTCTCTATGTAAACTTACCAAGAAGTATCCTTTTTTTTCAATCTTGAGTTCACTTAGAATGTTTGAACTTAAGATTTTAGGCATGTAATGGTTAAAAACTTCTTTCATGTGGGAGCCGGTTTTGAAAATTCTATCTGGGGCAATCCCTTCCCTAATGAGATATCTTCGAGCGTGTTCAGTAAGTGTAAGATTAATATCACTCAGGTGATCTAATACTTTGCGATTTAATTCCTCCGGCACTCTTTGATCAAAAGATCTATTTCCTGCTTCCATGTGAAAAACCGGTATCTTCAGTCTTTTCGCAGAAATAACAGATAGACAAGAATTTGTATCTCCATATAGAAGGACAGCATCAGGCATTTCTTTCCTGAGGACTTCATCGGATTTAATAATTACCTGGCCAATAGTTGATGCAGCTGTTTCTCCAGACGCAGACAAGAAATAGTCAGGCTTTCTAATACTCAAGTCTTTAAAGAAAACCTCATTCAACTCGTAATCGTAATTTTGGCCAGTATGGACCAAAACATGATTTATGCTCTCATCCATCAGGGAAATTACTCGAGACATCTTTATTATTTCTGGGCGAGTAC from Polynucleobacter duraquae encodes:
- the wecB gene encoding non-hydrolyzing UDP-N-acetylglucosamine 2-epimerase; translation: MTKIMTILGTRPEIIKMSRVISLMDESINHVLVHTGQNYDYELNEVFFKDLSIRKPDYFLSASGETAASTIGQVIIKSDEVLRKEMPDAVLLYGDTNSCLSVISAKRLKIPVFHMEAGNRSFDQRVPEELNRKVLDHLSDINLTLTEHARRYLIREGIAPDRIFKTGSHMKEVFNHYMPKILSSNILSELKIEKKGYFLVSLHREDNVDDEKNLLQILQSLNLIAKEYNLPIIISTHPRTRKRIELLSSYVKSDLIILSKPFGFFDYNKLQIESLCVISDSGTITEEASILGLCAITIRKSHERPEGMDFGTLIMSSFDHRSLFENIRISINRWESCKNSFLKVDDYEAPNVSHKILNIVLSYINQINDLVWHKNI